Genomic window (Candidatus Binatus sp.):
AGTTCGCAGCGTTAAAAAGACGGGAAACGCAACCGCCCGAGGAGGGCGAAAAAACCGGCGGACTCTACTTATGATTGGCGGGAAATTGGGGAGCAGGCCACTTTTTGTAATAACACCCAGCGACCCCACGGATGTGCATGCCGAGAGGGAGAGCAAACCCAGTAAACCCATCAGGCGTATCAATCGCATCATCTCCTCCTTTTGTCGGAACCAATCGTTATTTCGAGTTTGGGTCTCGATTCGGTGGGGCGAATTGAACCGCAATCAACACTAGCAGTCGAACCAACAAAATGTCAGGTGCTCGAATAAAAACCAGGCCGTTTGGGGCGATAGCGTATTGCTCCTCTCGGCGTGCGAACGGGGGATTTTTGCGCGTGGCGTTGACAAGCGCGTGCGCGGACCACAAAGTTTCATCATCCCGGGTCCGCGACTCGGTAACTTTATGCAGGTAGCACGGCTCTACGATTTTGGCGACATCCGCGTCGAGGAATGCGCCCGACCCCGGCTCGGCGACGGCGACATTCTGATCCGCACGCGCGCGTGCGGCATCTGCTCGGGCGACATCATGCCCTGGTACCTCAAGCGCAAGGCGCCGCTCGTGCTCGGCCACGAACCGGTCGGCGTCGTCGAGCAGACCGGCGCGGCGGTGCGCGGCTTCAAGACCGGCGACCGCGTTTTCGTGCACCATCATGCGCCCTGCTTTCAATGCGCAGCGTGCAGGCGCGGCGAATACGTTCAGTGTGCGACCTGGCGCGCGACCAACATCGTTCCGGGCGGGATGGCGGAGTTTTTTCTCGTGAGCGCGGCCAATCAGCGCGATACGCTGCCGCTCCCCGACTCGATGACCGACGCCGACGGCGTGCTCATCGAGCCCGCCGCCTGCGTCGTCAAGTCACTAAAGCGCTCGGGCCTGAAGCCCGGCGAGACAATTCTGATCATCGGTCTGGGCATCATGGGCATGATGCACGTGAAGCTGGCGCGCCATCTCGGCGCCGGGATGATCATCGGCGCTGACCTGTTTCATTCGCGCGCCAGCCGCGCGGTCGAACTCGGAGCGGATTGTGGAATCGTGGTCGAGGGCGACAACATGATCGAGCAGGTGCGCGAAATCACCAACGGCGCGATGGCCGACGTCGTGATCGTCGGACCCGGCACTTCCAAGGCAATCGCCGCGGGCATTGCCGCCGCCGGAAAGGGAGCGACCGTCGTTCAATTCACGGCGACGCCCCCCGGCGACGAACTGCTCGTCAAACCGCACGATCTCTACTTCAACGAGACCCGGCTCATTCCGAGCTATTCATGCGGACCCGACGAAACGCGCCAGGCATTGTCGCTGGTCGAGCGCGGCGTGATCAACGCCGCCGAACTGGTGACGCATCGGTTTGCGCTGGCGCAGATCAACGAGGCGTTTGCGACCGCGCAAAAGCCCGAATCGCTGAAAGTAATAGTCACCTTCGCGAGTTGAGACAGCTCACGGCCGAGCCGCGTACGCGCACGGCACTGCCAATCAGCAAAGCTGAAGCCGCAACTGAGTAATCAGTCCGGCGAGGGAATAGGGAAAGTCGAACGAGGGCGGCTGCTAATGCAACCGCCCTCGTGATTATCCAGCCTGAGCGAAATTACGGAGTCGCGGGAGCCGGAGCGGGCTCTGGAGCCGTCGCGCCACCAGCCGCTGCACCTGCTGTTCCTCCTGCCGCTGCGCCTGCCTCGGCACCAGCTGCTGAGCCTGCCGCTGCGCCTGCTTCGGCCGCCTTCTTGTGGCGACGACGGGCCGCACGATGTTCATGATGTTCCGAAATCGTCTTCGACGCGATCGCCTCTGCACGGTCCGCAGCCGCCTTCGCATCGCTGGCCGCCTGCTCTACGCGGCTGGCAGCCGCCTGAGCCTGCGCCGCAGCCGCCGCGGATTTCTGGGCCGCCGAGTCCGCGCGGGCCGCAGCCTGATCAGCGCGGTTCGCCGCGTTGACGGCGCGCTGTGCCGGATCCGGCTCGTTCGACGAACATCCCGCGAGCAACGAAAGGGCCAACACAGCCCCGGCAAGACCAACCAGTTTCGAAGTTTTTCTCATTAACCCTTCCATTTCTTCCTCCTAAGGAATGCGCAGGAGCATTGCTAAGTGATTCGCGGCCCCTGCATTTAAGACAGTCATCTTTCTCTCACAAACTCCCGGTCCCTTGCAAGCCTTCATCGTGCGAAATGCCGGGAGAAAATACCATTTTGGACTGGCTATATACATCTTGCGCGTCGCCACGGTGCATTATGAAGATGCGATTAAAAGTCACAGCTAAACCACTGATGTCGATTCCATTTACGTCCACTCACAGTGGGATATTCCGCATCATTGCTAATCTTCTCGCGCTCGGCAGAGTTGTCGGTAGCTACTCTCGACAGTTTACAATGTAGCTATAACGAGAGCGCGAAAACGACTATTTGATTCACGCGACATCCGGTTCCCGTCAAAACGCTTTCTTCGTTCCTCTCGGCACCGTTTCGTAGATGTTCGGCGATCGCCAATACTCGCCGCGCGACTAGAAGTCGTCGCCGTAGTCGTCCATTCCGCCCATGCCGCCCATTCCGCCGCCGCCCATGCCGCCCATCCCACCGCCGCCAGGCATCCCCGCCATCGGCGCCGGCTTCTTCTGCGCTTCAGCCACGGCAGCCTCCGTCGTCAGCATCATCGATGCGGCGCTGGCCGCGTTCTCGAGCGCGCAACGGACCACCTTGGCCGGATCGATCACGCCCGCCTTGACCAGATCTTCGTAAACTTCGGTGGCGGCATTG
Coding sequences:
- a CDS encoding alcohol dehydrogenase catalytic domain-containing protein, with protein sequence MQVARLYDFGDIRVEECARPRLGDGDILIRTRACGICSGDIMPWYLKRKAPLVLGHEPVGVVEQTGAAVRGFKTGDRVFVHHHAPCFQCAACRRGEYVQCATWRATNIVPGGMAEFFLVSAANQRDTLPLPDSMTDADGVLIEPAACVVKSLKRSGLKPGETILIIGLGIMGMMHVKLARHLGAGMIIGADLFHSRASRAVELGADCGIVVEGDNMIEQVREITNGAMADVVIVGPGTSKAIAAGIAAAGKGATVVQFTATPPGDELLVKPHDLYFNETRLIPSYSCGPDETRQALSLVERGVINAAELVTHRFALAQINEAFATAQKPESLKVIVTFAS